From a region of the Nitrospira sp. genome:
- a CDS encoding peroxiredoxin, which translates to MAVRLGDEAPNFTAETTEGTINFHEWLGNGWGILFSHPKDYTPVCTTELGTMAKITPEFKKRGVKVIAVSVDPMDSHKGWINDINETQKTTVNYPIIADPDKKVATLYDMIHPNALDNMTVRSVFMIGPDKKVKLTLTYPASCGRNFDELLRVIDSLQLTSKFKVATPANWKEGEDCIITPAVSDAEAKDLFPKGFKTVKPYLRYTPQPNR; encoded by the coding sequence ATGGCAGTACGATTGGGAGACGAGGCGCCGAACTTTACGGCGGAGACGACAGAGGGAACCATTAATTTTCATGAATGGCTTGGGAACGGCTGGGGAATCTTGTTTTCACACCCCAAGGACTATACACCCGTCTGCACGACAGAGTTGGGGACGATGGCCAAGATCACCCCGGAGTTCAAGAAGCGGGGAGTGAAGGTTATCGCGGTCAGCGTTGATCCGATGGATTCTCATAAGGGTTGGATCAACGACATCAACGAAACCCAAAAGACGACGGTGAATTATCCCATCATCGCCGATCCGGATAAGAAGGTGGCGACGCTGTACGACATGATCCATCCCAACGCCCTCGACAATATGACCGTGCGATCGGTCTTTATGATCGGTCCAGATAAGAAGGTGAAGCTGACATTGACCTATCCGGCGTCCTGCGGCCGGAACTTCGATGAGCTGTTGAGGGTGATTGACTCCCTGCAACTGACATCGAAGTTCAAAGTCGCGACCCCGGCGAACTGGAAGGAGGGCGAAGATTGCATCATCACTCCAGCGGTGAGTGACGCCGAAGCGAAAGATCTCTTCCCTAAGGGATTCAAGACCGTGAAGCCCTATTTACGGTATACGCCGCAGCCTAACCGGTAA
- a CDS encoding DUF748 domain-containing protein, producing the protein MRQFLRLRVVIGILAGLLVLYALVGFFLLPYLIKAYGIPAAAEGIKHPVVLRDAAFNPFTLSLQLNGLEVRDLDQTPLLGFEELFVDLDVSTLFFQKISFDEIRLSMPFVAARVNSEGKLNLMSLASPADDTGSKPTPTTSEPKRMMPVEIDLLDIDRGILEYRDESKPKPVIIDVVPIQIVLRNFSTIPSQGSENAHAFRAEIGKDEVVTWEGTIFLEPVESDGKISLSGVKLKTLYQAVRDQFQFDIPQGVLGLSASYHFDLRGQGPEAIVNNGKVSLRNLAIVERGEIEPVVNIPAFDVEGIHLDLQKQTIDITKVQSMNARFDAWRESDGVLNYQPLFTPVGGGEAVEKSSRGNVKEAKPAKPWSITVDEVAIKNYGASFEDRTLERPGHVNVDAMNVTVKDVQIPFRKPLPIDVSLKLNETGSINVKGKVEVEPLVADVDLKLEHIDIHPFQPYLDQFLKADVVEGAIDLNGTAHFAKEHVNEPLLRFQGNLAVNRLALVDRKDFENVVTWKALNVNQIALGVEPTAVKIAEIIWQEPSLQMMIDAEGQLNLSRLAASPPPGDQAADQKGPKAEKSPAKSAEPVPVTIDQVKLVKLAATYQDLSIEPKVRTSLTDFGGTIKGLSSKQLKKADVNLAGKVGRAAPLKIAGKINPLSEDAFTDLIITLGGMDLTPSSPYTGKYVGYGLSRGKLSLDLRYKVSQKVLEAENLVHVDQLTFGEKTNSPDATSLPVPLIVALLKDRKGMIEIDMPIRGNLKDPDFKYGKVVISTLLNLLGKVVASPFALMGKLVPGGGGEEDLQFIEFQPGSASLANGEIAKLDALEKALDERTGLRLDITGTFDATLDGAALRTMKLREQLFALRGGAKSNQEELSPQEEQGLVEKLFAKLPVQPTDPTADGSTQPTVEEMKRKLAAAVQISNSELETLARQRAEAVRDRLLEDEKLTEERIGLLDPAGAESGHEKVRTQLSLSAGS; encoded by the coding sequence ATGCGCCAGTTCCTTCGCCTCCGTGTCGTGATCGGTATTCTGGCTGGTCTTCTTGTTCTCTACGCGCTGGTTGGGTTTTTCCTGCTTCCCTATCTCATCAAAGCGTATGGTATTCCCGCTGCCGCCGAGGGGATCAAGCATCCCGTCGTCCTACGTGACGCGGCGTTCAACCCATTCACGCTGTCTCTGCAGCTCAATGGATTAGAAGTGCGGGATTTAGATCAGACGCCGCTCTTGGGGTTTGAAGAATTGTTCGTCGATCTCGATGTGAGCACGCTGTTCTTTCAGAAGATCTCGTTCGACGAAATTCGCCTGTCGATGCCCTTTGTGGCGGCCAGGGTGAATTCTGAGGGGAAGCTGAATCTGATGTCGTTGGCTTCCCCGGCCGATGACACGGGGTCGAAACCGACTCCGACGACAAGCGAGCCTAAGCGGATGATGCCAGTGGAGATCGATCTGCTGGACATTGACCGGGGGATCTTGGAATACCGAGATGAATCCAAGCCGAAGCCGGTCATCATCGATGTCGTGCCGATCCAGATCGTGCTACGGAACTTCAGCACCATTCCGTCGCAGGGAAGCGAAAACGCCCATGCCTTTAGGGCGGAGATCGGGAAGGACGAAGTGGTGACGTGGGAGGGAACGATCTTTCTGGAACCGGTGGAGTCCGACGGCAAGATCAGTTTATCCGGGGTCAAACTGAAGACCCTCTATCAAGCTGTGCGCGACCAGTTTCAGTTCGATATTCCGCAGGGCGTTCTTGGTCTGTCGGCGTCCTATCATTTCGATCTCCGAGGTCAGGGGCCTGAGGCGATCGTGAACAACGGAAAAGTGTCGTTGCGGAATCTGGCAATCGTGGAACGGGGTGAGATCGAACCGGTGGTGAATATCCCGGCCTTTGATGTGGAGGGGATTCACTTGGATTTACAAAAACAGACGATCGATATCACCAAGGTCCAGTCGATGAATGCCCGGTTCGATGCGTGGCGGGAATCGGATGGTGTGCTCAACTATCAACCGCTGTTTACACCGGTCGGCGGTGGAGAAGCAGTGGAGAAATCCTCGCGTGGGAACGTCAAGGAAGCGAAGCCGGCAAAGCCCTGGTCCATCACTGTCGACGAGGTCGCCATCAAGAACTATGGCGCGTCGTTCGAAGACCGGACGCTTGAGCGCCCCGGCCATGTGAATGTAGATGCGATGAACGTCACGGTAAAGGATGTACAGATTCCGTTCCGGAAACCGCTGCCGATCGATGTGTCGCTGAAATTGAATGAGACCGGATCTATCAACGTGAAAGGGAAGGTGGAGGTGGAACCGCTGGTTGCCGATGTGGACCTCAAACTGGAACACATCGACATCCATCCCTTTCAACCGTATCTCGATCAGTTCCTCAAGGCCGACGTCGTGGAGGGCGCGATTGATCTCAATGGAACGGCGCACTTTGCCAAGGAGCATGTGAACGAGCCCTTGCTGCGGTTTCAGGGAAACCTGGCGGTGAATCGGTTGGCGCTCGTGGATCGGAAAGACTTTGAAAACGTGGTGACGTGGAAAGCGTTGAACGTGAATCAGATCGCGCTGGGTGTTGAGCCGACGGCAGTGAAGATCGCAGAAATCATCTGGCAAGAACCGTCCCTCCAGATGATGATCGATGCCGAAGGGCAACTCAACCTCTCGCGTCTCGCCGCATCGCCTCCCCCCGGCGATCAGGCAGCGGATCAAAAGGGACCCAAGGCCGAGAAGTCTCCAGCCAAATCGGCGGAGCCCGTCCCTGTGACGATCGACCAGGTCAAGTTGGTGAAGTTGGCTGCGACGTATCAGGACCTGTCAATTGAGCCAAAGGTACGGACCAGTCTCACGGATTTCGGTGGCACCATCAAAGGATTGTCGTCGAAGCAACTAAAAAAAGCCGATGTCAACCTGGCCGGCAAAGTCGGACGCGCGGCCCCGCTCAAAATCGCGGGGAAGATCAACCCATTGAGTGAAGACGCCTTCACCGATCTGATCATCACACTCGGCGGGATGGATTTGACACCGAGCAGTCCCTACACCGGCAAGTACGTAGGATATGGCTTGTCGAGAGGTAAGCTGTCGCTCGATTTGAGGTACAAAGTCTCGCAGAAAGTGCTGGAAGCGGAGAACCTTGTGCATGTCGACCAATTGACGTTTGGCGAGAAGACGAATAGCCCGGATGCGACCTCGCTCCCCGTTCCGCTGATTGTGGCGCTCTTGAAGGATCGCAAGGGCATGATTGAAATCGACATGCCCATTCGAGGCAATCTCAAGGATCCGGATTTTAAGTACGGCAAGGTGGTCATCTCGACGTTGCTCAATCTGCTGGGGAAAGTCGTCGCGTCGCCCTTTGCCTTGATGGGAAAACTCGTGCCGGGTGGCGGGGGCGAGGAGGATTTGCAATTTATCGAGTTTCAGCCCGGGAGCGCTTCGCTGGCCAACGGCGAGATAGCAAAACTAGACGCATTGGAGAAGGCGTTGGATGAGCGAACTGGGCTCAGGCTGGATATCACGGGAACGTTTGATGCGACGCTTGACGGCGCGGCGCTTCGGACGATGAAACTGCGGGAACAACTCTTCGCGCTACGTGGTGGAGCGAAATCCAATCAGGAGGAACTTTCGCCACAAGAGGAACAAGGGCTGGTGGAAAAACTCTTTGCCAAACTGCCCGTGCAACCCACAGACCCAACCGCAGATGGGTCAACTCAGCCGACGGTGGAAGAGATGAAGCGGAAATTGGCGGCAGCCGTTCAAATTTCCAATAGTGAGCTGGAAACGCTGGCACGCCAACGCGCTGAGGCGGTACGCGATCGGCTCCTGGAGGATGAAAAGCTCACGGAGGAGCGAATCGGCCTCCTTGATCCGGCCGGTGCCGAGTCCGGACATGAAAAGGTTCGAACTCAGTTGTCGCTGTCTGCCGGCTCATGA
- a CDS encoding pentapeptide repeat-containing protein — MYLMLREGCIKEFNVKKASGDTCDLRGCDLRGLDLRGLDADGLDFSDCYFRQSDLRGVDLSKAIMDGASINACKISGVLFPRELSASEIELSLLHGTRMRYNVK; from the coding sequence ATGTATTTGATGCTGCGTGAAGGCTGCATCAAGGAGTTCAACGTGAAGAAGGCCTCGGGGGATACATGCGATCTACGGGGGTGTGATCTGCGTGGTCTCGACCTCCGGGGCCTCGATGCGGACGGGCTCGATTTCAGCGACTGCTACTTTCGACAATCCGACCTCCGAGGGGTCGACTTAAGCAAGGCGATTATGGACGGCGCCAGTATCAACGCCTGTAAGATTTCAGGGGTGCTCTTTCCTCGGGAGCTCAGCGCTTCAGAAATTGAGCTGTCACTCCTGCACGGGACACGGATGCGGTACAACGTCAAGTAA